Genomic window (Ureibacillus composti):
TTTAAACATTATACTTCATCGCGTTGAATCGCTAAATTTCTTATTGCTTCGACAATTCTATCACTATATAATGACACTAAAAAATTAACGTATGAAAGAGGTACCTGATAATGAAAGACTTCTTCAGTAAACTTTTAAACGGTATGAGCATTGCAATTGTAGTTGCACTTATTCCAAATGCATTACTCGGTGAAATACTAAAACTAATCATTCCATCTGTGCCTGCATTGCAACATTTATTAGATGCTACCGTGATCATTATGAGTATGTTACCAATTTTGGCAGGAATATTAATTGCTATGCAGTTTAAATTAACACAAATTCAAACGGCAAGTGTTGGGATTGCGGCAATGGTTGGTAGTGGAGTTATTAACAAAACTGCTGAAGGAATTTTTACAATTGGTGGAATAGGTGTTGTTATTAATACTGGCATTACCGCTGCATTAGCAGTCCTCTTTGTTCAATTAGTTGGAGAAAAATTAAGAGAGTATTCTATTTTAGTTATTCCAATGTTAACGGTATTAATTCCAGGGATGATTGGTTATATGATTTTACCTTACGTGAAAACAGGTGCAGGAATAATTGGTGATGGCGTTGCTTACTTAACAAACTTACAACCAGTTCTAATGGGTGCATTAATAGCAGTTGTATTTGGAATTATTATTCTATCGCCGATTTCTACCGTTGGAGTTGCAACAGTTATTATGCTATCAGGTATCGGATCTGGTGCAGCAAACTTAGGTATCGTAGCCGTGGGTATGGGTTTATGTTTCGCTAGTTATAAAGCAAATTCTCTAGGCACTGCTCTAGCACATGTTTTAGGATCACCTAAAATTCAGATGCGTAATTTCTTTATGAAACCTAAAATTGCACTCCCGATGTTAATTACGGCTGCAATACTTGGTGGACTAGCAGGTGTTTTAAATGTACAAGGGACTCCATACAGTGCTGGGTTTGGCTTATCCGGATTAGTTGGACCGCTTAACTTTATTAACTTAGCTGACGGTGGATGGTCAGCAAAAAATATATCCATTATGTTAGGAATGTTCTTGATTTTCCCTTTAATTTTGAACCTATTCTTTATCTACTTATTTAAAAATAAACTTAAAGTGATTAAAGACGAAGACTATAAATTAGAGTTTGAATAATTAAATAAAAGACTCGTAAATTAACTTTTACGAGTCTTTTCATTCTATATTAATAAAACAATCGACTATTGTTAGTGAAATTTATTAATATAATTTACATTTTTAACAGCAACTCTTCCTAATGTTATAACTTCTATCTCCTCATCTATACTTTTTAGTCAATTTAGTTTACAAAAAGCTATTTTCCTAAATTCCTGGAATTGTCAATTATATTGACAAAAAATTGAAACCTATCCCCTTATTTAACAAGTGAAGCAGACTCCTTTGTTATAGAATTGAAATAAAAGGTACTAATGTTTTTCGTCTAAATTTCATATTTACAAATTGACCAAAAACAGTGTAAAGATTTATTCTAATAAAACTTTTTTGTTTCATTAGTCAGTTAAAAAGCAGACTCCTAAATCATAGGAAATCTGCTTTAATTTTTTATGCTTCTTTCTTCTCTTTCGTTTTTCGTTTCCGTGTGGTTGTTTTCTTTTTAGGTGTTGCTGTTTTATCAAGCGACGCTTGCAGTGCCGCCATTAAATCTGTCATGTCTGAAGGTATTACAGGGTCCTTTTCGGTTGCAGTTACAGTCGCCTCCCCATTTTTCTTCTGTTCAATTAATTCTAATAACGCTGTACGGTAATCGTCAGTATACTTTTCTGGATTAAATTCAGTGGTTAGTTGGTCAATTAATAAACGAGCAGTATCTAATTCCTGCTGTACTAACTTTTCATCACTTGGAATATTTGGGACCTCACTGTGACTTCGAACTTCATCGGGAAAATGTATGGTCTCCATTAGCAATGTATCCTTATAAACGCGTACTATGGCTAATTGTTCTTTAGAACGGATTGTAATTTTCGCAACACCAATTTTACCTGAATCACTAAGTGCTTTTCTTAATAGGGCATAAGCTTTTCCTCCACCACTATCAGGTGCCAAAAAGTAACTTCTTTCAAAGTAAATCGGATCAATTTCCTCTAGTTTTACGAATTCAATAATTTCGACGGCTTTATCTTCATTCTCTTTTTTCAGTCTTTCTAACTCCTCATCATCTAACACCACAAATTTATTTTTACTGTATTCGTAAGCTTTCACAATTTCCTCATTCTTTACTTCTTTATCACAGACAGGGCAAGTTTTTTCATAATTAATTGGACTATTACATTCTTTATGCAATTGTCTAAGCTTGATATCTTTATTTTCCGTCGCTGTATGGAGTTTAACAGGTATATTAACAAGTCCAAAACTAATACTACCTTTCCAAACTGTATGCATATCGTCACCCGCTTTTTTCTTATTATGTAACAACCTTATCGTTCTATGTATAACTAAAAAATTTACTCAAAAAATAAGAAAAGCGATGAGCGCCTTTTTGCTTCACGCATGCCAGGAATGTCACAACAAGTAATGGAAGACATACCCATCAACTCTGTAAAAAAGAGGTTTAAATTATGAAACCGATGTTATTAACTCCTACTGAAACTGTTCCGATTGGAAATGATTGGATTTACGAAGCCAAGTATGATGGATTTCGATGTTTATTAGTATGGGAGAAACAATTTCCTAAATTAATAAGTCGTAACGAAAAAGAACTTACTTCATACTTCCCTGAAATTATAGAATTTTGTTCCGGAATCTATGAGGACATAAAACCTTTCCTTCCTATTATGCTTGATGCTGAAATGGTTTATTTATCAAATGATTTTAAAAGCGAGTTTTCCATTGTTCAAACACGAGGTAGAACGAAAACAAAGCAAAATGTAACAGTATCAAGTGAAAAGTATCCATGCAATTTAGTTGTTTTTGACCTACTTCAACTAAATGGGAAAGACTTAACCCAAACACCCTTGGCAAAAAGAAAGGAAAAGCTTCATCAACTATTTAAGCAAATCAACCTCTCTACAACAATTGTTGGTACAAGAAAAGGACAAATTCAAACAATAGATGTTTTTGAAGATGAACAAAAAATTTGGAATCTCGTTTACAAAAACCACGGAGAGGGCGTCATCGCAAAGAGAAAATCAAGTATATGGGAAAGTGGTACTCGCTCAAAACAATGGTTAAAAGTTAAAAACTGGCGATTTATATCCGTTATTTTGACAAGTTATGACCAGGAGAATGGCTATTTTAACGGAGCTGTTTATTTAAATAAGGATTTAGTAGAAATTACAATATTCCGTCATGGGCTCTCAGAAGAGGAGCTAACTACTTTAGTATCCTTTTTTCAAACAAAGGGAAATCAAGAAACCAAAAATATTTGGACTATACCTCCTTCAATCTGCGTGGATATAGCTTGTATTGATTTTGATGGAAAAAAACTTCGTGAGCCGCGCTTCCATCAATTTAGGTTTGATTTGTCGCCAAGTGATGTCACTTGGAAAAGTATGATCAAACAGCTCCATCCTTTACCTGAAAGCATACAAATAACTCATCCGGATAAACCAATATTCCCAGCCATAGATATTAATAAAGATGATTATTTGCTTTATTTACAGGAAATTGCACCTCAATTTCTACCCTTTTTAAAAAATCGTTTATTAACAAATATTCGTTTTCCCCATGGCGTTCCTGGAGAAAGTTTTTATCAGAAAAATGCACCAGACTATACACCGGATTTTGTTTTAACTAAACAAGAGGAAGATATACATTATATTGTTTGCAACGATATCGAGACGTTACTTTGGTTAGGAAATCAGTTAGCTATTGAATTTCATATTCCTTTTCAAACAATTGATACAAACTGCCCTACAGAAATTGTAATGGACCTCGATCCTCCATCTGTTGAGGAATTTTCGTTAGCTGTAGAGGCTGCCATTAGAATGAAGGCCATTTTTGATAGTTTCAAATTAAAATCATTTGTGAAAACTTCGGGAGGAAAAGGACTACAAATCTATATACCTTTACCTAAAAACAAGTTTACGTATGATGATACACGGATTTTTACAGAATTTATTTGTAAGTTTATAATTCAGCAGGAACCTCAGTGGTTTACGATTGAACGTCTAAAGAAAAATAGAAATAATAAGCTCTATTTGGATTATATTCAACATGCAGAAGGCAAAACAATCATCTCTCCCTATTCTCCAAGAGGAAATGAAAATGGACTGATTGCTACACCATTAAACTGGGATGAAGTAAATGACAAATTAACACCACATCAATTTACAATTCCAGCTGTATTAGAAAGGATTAAAAGCAAGGGCGATCCATTTAAGGACTTCTTTGATGTGGGTGAACAACAAAACTTTGAACCTGTCCTTACTAAATTAAAAGAATTAATAAAATAGACTAACAAGAAAAAACATACTAACTAAGGACGGGCAAAATCACTTGCCTTCCAAGTTAGTATGTTTTTTATGGTACAATCGGTTTTTCAACCATCGTTTGTTTGTTTCTAAAATATTGATAACACAATACAACTACAATTACTAAATCTATAAGGTCACCGCCGTAATACATAGTCATCCCACCTTGCTGTGCTTCATCTATCTTTATACCTTTAGGTGGATGAGCGTAAATCCATTTTGACAGAATACCGTGTCCAGCCATAGCTAGTACTAAAACAGTTGCTCGCATTGTAAATGACGTGCGATGTGCTGTCGGGTCAATGTATAAGAACGAAATTGTAAAAAGATACCCCGCTAAAAAAACATGTAAATGAATGAGAAAATAGAGTAACTCGGAATCATGCATCGCTGAGTACAGATCGGTTGTATAGAGCAACCATAACCCACCCACGTTTAATAAAGATGCAGTTATTGGATGACTAACCGTTCGTACATAGGTTGACTTTAAAAGCTTACTTAGACGTCTTGCATAGTTAGTCGGCAGTGTTCTTAAAAGAAGTGTTGTCGGTGCAGCAAATGCAATAAGTAAAGGTCCTAACATCCCTAGTAATAAGTGTGTATACATATGAGCATTAAAGTTAGTATGTGCCCTATCTGCGATTGGACCGATTAGTGAAACTACAATAGAAAGTATCCCCAAAATCCAACATAGAATTCGATAGAGAGGCCAAGTCTTATATGATTGATTTGTATAATAAACCGAAATCAGATAGACAAATATTAATAAAAAGAAAGACACAATCCCCCCGATATATTCAACTACCTGTATTTCAGCGACAGAATGATCATGTAAGTGCATTGTCCTCACCAGCCTTACGAGAGGAATTACCTGGATTTTTCTTTAAAATATATAGTCCAATAACTAAAATAAGGGCTGCTATTACATTCCATACAACATCATAATAGATTATTTCAACATCGTATCGTATCTGATGAATTCTCATCATTTTATGTTGAATAATCCCATCATATAAATTAAATAACCCTGCCCCTACTAGTTCCGCACCAAACCATCTTTTTTTATCCCAAGCATTCCGTTTTCGAAGATCCGCAACCAAAAATAATGCAAATACAGTAGCAAACCAACTAAAGGCATGAAATAATCCATCTGAAATAAGACCAATTGAAGGGGTCGATAAATCATAAAAATGATGCCAATGTAAAAGCTGATGAAAAACTACTTCATCTATGAAAGCAACCGTCCCTAACCCAAATAAAATACCCGACCAAAAATTTTTTGAGGCATCGTTTTTCATTTTCAATCACCTAATTTAATTTTAATACTAAATATCTTTTCCATTTGACATAAAAGCTATAAGTGACATTAGATTAAATAAAAGAGAGGCCAGGTCAAATCCAAAAAAAATCAGTTTTTCAAAAGAGAAACTGATGTTTTTTTGCTGTTAATTCTAATAATGAATCTTATTAAGTATCCGGTGAGAGCGGACTAAGCACACAAGCCGTAAAGCCACGTTGTACGTGTCTTTACGACTTGTCTTTGTGCTTTGTGCAAGGTCCGCTCACATAAAATTTGTCCTTCTAAACTTTCCGGAAACTGGCGCGGCTTACAGTGGTAGGCCGCGGTTTTTCGGAGAATGGCTAACACTTATTGCTCTCAAAATATAAAGTATCAATATCTTATTAATCCTTAAAAATTCTACTTATGTCCCGCCCTCTCCTCTAATTAATGATGATCATGGTGATGATGTGTTTCATTATCATGTTTACATAGTACTGAATTTTCATGAGCGTGATCTTGGCTTTCTATTTGTACAGTCATATGGCCGATTCCCAAATGTAGAAGTTTATGTTCAATCGACTTTAATAACTGTTGGCTTTCCTGTAGTGATAGATTTTCATTTACTACCGCATGACAAGATAGAGCGTTTTGACCACTAGTAATACTCCAAACATGTAAATCGTGAATATCTATAATTCCAGGAGTAGTTTTGAACATATTGACGATTTCATCAAGCTTAATATGCTGAGGTGTTCCCTCCATTAAAACGTGGATCGAGTCTTTTGTAACTCTGTAACCACTAACTAATATGAGGATTGATACGATTACACTAGCAACGGGGTCTGCCCACTCCCATCCAAATAACATGACAAGTAATGCAGCAACAATCGCTCCAACTGAACCAAGCATATCCCCTATTACATGTAAGAACGCGGCACGCATATTTAGGTTTTCTTTTGTATCACCACCGCGCAAAAGAATCCAAGCAACAAGGATGTTCACAAGCAATCCAATAATTGCAATTACTAACATACCTGTGGAAGCAATTTCTTGTGGCTCGGCAAAGCGTTGAACGGCTTCAATGCATATAAATATTGCGATTAAAACAAGTGTTACACCATTAAAAACAGCTGCTAATATTTCAAATCGCTTATACCCATACGTCTTACTATAATCGGCTACTTTTTCGCCAAATTTAAAGGCTAATACTCCAACGCCAAGTGAAATCGCATCACTTAACATGTGCCCAGCATCAGATAAAAGCGCTAAACTATTTGTTATAAATCCACCTATGACTTCAAGAATCATAAAGGCAGAAATAATAATAAAAGCAATCAGCAAAGTCCTTTTGTTTACCCCATGTGTATGGTTATGACTATGTCCATGGTGATCGTTCCCCATTTTATCCCCTACTTTCATATATCAATATATGTTCATATAAGAATATTTGTGATGCATTAATGCACATTTAACTATGGCTAGAATGGTCAATTGTTAACTTCAACATATTCATTACGTGATCGTCATCGTAAGAATAGTATAACGTCGTGCCCTCTCTTCTATATTTAACTAATCGTAAATTTTTTAAGAACCGAAGTTGGTGAGAAACGGTTGATTGGCCAAGATTTAATGAATCCGCAATTTCATTCACCGAATACTCCCTACTAAAAAGTAAGTTTAATATTCGAATGCGAGTTGGGTCACTTAACGCTTTAAATGTTTGTGACACAAGAAATAGGGTCTCTTCATCTAATTCTACATACTCATCCTGTTCTTTCTTTTCAGAGTTCATGTTAGTCCCCCCCTATTGTTATATATGTAGTTTATTCGATATATGATTAAATGTTCATATATTAATATTAACATTTAAATTTAATTAATAAAACCCATCCGACAAAACAAGACACATACAGTTCGCGCATTACATGACAAATACTGTTGAAATCTTTCTATTAAAAAAACTATAAGAAAGCCCAATAAATTCTTTGAGCTTACTTATAGTTTGTAGTTTGAATCAATAATATGTGATGTTTTAACAATTAGTACTGTCTATACATCAAAGAGCCATTTTCATAAACGGCATGAGCTAGCAAAATAGTTGAAACAGCTAATTCCGCATATGTTACTTCACGATTCGGACTAAATTGATTGCTTTCAGCCTTTAATAAACCTAGAGAATTCGCTAATGCTACGTAACCAATATATTCTTTTTGAACACTGCTTGCATCTGAAAAATTCAATTTATAAATGTCATGGAATTTTCCTGCTTGCTCTAGCCCTAATACTCTAATATACCAAGAAGCTAACTCTTGTCTTGTAATTTTTGCATCCGGGTTAAAGCTATGTTCAGAAGGATTTAGCACCCCTAAATTTACTGCACGTTCTACAACCGAATAAAGTGGATGTTCTGGCGAAATATTTTCGAATGATTGAGTACTATTTTCTGGCTCTGTTATTGGCTGTTCATAAAAGTATGTTAATGATGTCATAAGTACCTTTAATGCCTCTCCTTTTTTCATTGGAGCATCTGCATTAAATGTTTTGACATCTTTTACTTCTAAGATATCCGCGTTAATTAAATAATTCAGTTCATCTTGAGCCAAAGGATGTGATATGACATCCTTAATTACCTCATCTGTATAAGGGCTGTACCATTTCCCTGTAATTGCATTTAAACTATTATATACACTTCCATTATAATAAGGAGTGTAAACTAATGAATAATGATTTTGTTTTACGTTTGGTAAATGTACATAATTCAACTTCAAACTAAGTGCATCTTTAATAATGGTTTCTGCCTGTTTTTCAGCAATTACTTTGTCTAAAGATGGCCATTCACCGATTTCTTGATAGTTTACATATAAATTCATTAGCGTTCCATCTTTACCTACTGAAACACTAATTTCATCTCCTGCTACAACAATATTATTCACTACTCGAGGGAAAGAGAAATAGTAAACGCCTTGGGTTTCATCAATATACGGTTCGTTGATTGGCTTAGCATAATTGTGAATATAGGATGGTACCCATTGTTTCACATAGCTAATGGCTTTATTCAACGCTTCCGCTTGTGTAATCTCCTTTGTATTTTTTGGTACTTCTCCAACTTCTTTTAATATTTCATTTTTTATGTTGTGATATTGTATTATTTCTCCAGTATTTTTGTCGATTTCAATATTCGTACCGTATCCACCATTTTTATATTCATACATATAGTTAATACTAATCACTTGTTGACCATTGAAGTTTTCAAGTTCTTCAATCGATTGAATTACTAATTTTACTTTCTCAGAGTCAATTTTCAAAGTTTGTTCAGCGATTTTTTTTGCTTGTTCGATCGTAATTCCATCTTGTTTTGGTGGAAGTGGATTCGATGCAAGCTTTTCGATTTTAGCTTTTGCTGGATACGTAGAAGTAAAGCCATTTGTTGTTTGCCAGTCACCTGTTAAGGCTTGTACACCTTGGACTTTTGCCATTGGCTTATATATTAGTTGAACTGTGCGATCATTCGTTGTGTAATCATATTCAATTTGGTACTGTAACTCTACTTCAAGATTGTCTTTCACATTCTTCAACACATCTTTTTCTGCTTTTATCTTTTTAATGTCATCGAAGGAATAAGATTTCTTTTCCACTATATTACGATAAAAATTAATTACTTCTCCGTTACCTAATACAGTGACTTCAATTCTTTCATCAGAAATAGGTACATCGTTTTTCGTTAAAACATATGCAAACGTATATCGAACTGGCTCCGTTAAAATCTTACTAGAGTAATAATTTATTACATTTTCTTCTAATTGGTATTTTTCACCTTCTGGGAATTTTTTGATCAGTTCTGTTGCTATTTTTTGAGCTTCTTCTTTGGATACTTTTGCAGGAAATAGTGCATCTGCCTGATTAGGTGGCTCATAATAAAAATTCTCTAACTCTAAATCTTTCCCTACAAAACTAGCATAACCATGTACCATTTTCCCACTGACAGTTTTATTAAAACTTAAGTCATAACGAATCGTTTCATTTTCAGGATAATAAACACTGCTATTTAATGTAAAATCTTTATTAGATAAAAAATCAAACTTTTTAGGGAAAAGCTCTTTTAACTTTTTGATTAATTGATCTTTTGATACAACACTATTTGTATCCGCTACTTGAATTTGCAATTTTTCTGGTTGTCCATTATTTTGAGTACTTTCATAACCTACAGAAGCCTGTGTGACGGAAGAAAATAATCCGATCGATAAGGCTGCAGAAGTCAATACAACGCCTAATTTCTTTCGCTTTTTCAAATGATCACTCCTAAGTTAGGTTTCTACTAGTTCATAGTGGAAATACTAACAAGATTTTTAGTTTATGAAGTTTATAAATCTAAGTCGCCATATATATTCTATGCCTCTTAAACTTCAGTTAATCCAAAAATCATAGATTAAAATTTTACTTGGAAAGCCGAAAGAACAGAATCGCTGAAGCGTTTGTAATCTTTTATATTAGGAGTTATTGTAAAAATAGCGACATCAAAGAAGCTCGTAACGATAAAAAGAAAAAGACCACTAACTTAGTTGTAAGTTAGCGGTCAATCCGATAGTAATTTTTCCATATTTGTTCGCACATTAAATAACTTCTCTTCTATCTTTTTACCACATTAAAATTATTTTGAATTAACAACCAGTTTTGAGGGAAGGCCAAACCTAGTTTCCAATAACTAATCCCTCTCAGTCTTAGCCTTTTAAGTAAGTCAAATTTCGCTTGAATAGAGCGTGCATCCTCAAACCACACTTTATGTGATTTTCCTTGAGCATCAACGTAATCAAAAAAGGGTGCCTGAGCCGTCGTGTCATACTGGATTGCCGCATTATTTTCTTTAGCTATTTCTATCGCTCGTTGTGGACTTACAGTACGTGCATATTCCCCTCCAGGCACAAATGGAAGTGTCCAATCATATCCATATAAGTTTTGACCCATCATGATTTTATTAGCAGGAATTACAGTTACAGCATAATTGAGCACTTTCTCCACCTCGTTGATTGGAGAAACAGCCATAGGTGGTCCACCAGAATAGCCCCATTCATATGTCATTAATACGACAAAGTCTACAATTTCTCCATGAGCCTGATAATCATGAGCCTCATACCACTGCCCTGCTTGTTCTCCACTTGTTTTTGGCGCAAGGGCACTTGACACCATAAATCCTTCAGCATGTAAGCGTTCGACTGCTTTTCTTAAAAAGTTATTATATGCTTCTCTTTGATCACCAGGTAAGAATTCGAAGTCAAAATGAATATCTGAAATATTCCCTATCCTTTTTGCTTCTTCCACAATATTATCGAGTAACACATCTTGTACTGCTGAGCTTTGTAAAATCGCCTTACCTAGTTCTCCGCTGAATTGACCATTCTCAAGATTTGAAACAACCATCATTAAAGAAGCCCCTGCATTTTGCGCAACTTCGGGTATTCCATTTGTCGGCATTGGCTCTAAGCTGCCATCCCTTCTAGCCTCAAAACTAAACATTGCTAAGTAAGTTAGGTGTGGCGCTGCTTCTCGTGCTGAATTCAATAAATTTTCACTAACCGTTTCACCCGAAGGCTCAATATAGGCATTGATTTCTGCATTTGTCTTTTGTCTTGGTGGGATGTATAATCGGAAGCCTGTATTTAAAGGTTGATTCGGGTTAATGCCATTGATTTGGGCAAGTGTTAAGTAATTAACCCCAAATTGTTGTGCAATTGAAAATAAGCTATCGCCAGGTTGAACCCAATAAAAACTACCCACAATCGGGATGACAAGCGCTTGCCCTAATACTAATCGATTCGGCTCTGGAATCTGATTTGCTTGGACAATTGCCTCCCCACTAATTCCATATTCTTGAGCAATTCCCCAAACAGTTTCACCTTCACGAACAACATGGATTTGAATATCATTTCCTCCCTCTTGATTTCGTACAGGACCCTACACCTATCATTCTATGTACAACAGCATTAGGTAAGAACGCCTTATAAAGAAGAAAAAAGAAGGGGTTAAAATCCCCTTCTTTTCTTTATTTAATAGTGGTTGTCATTAATTTAATATATTGTGCTCAAATAGATAATCGTACGAAATATCAACAAAGAGATATTCATGTTCACTAATAGCCATAGAGAAAGTACGAGTTAATTCTCCGGTTTGGATATCGCTGTACATAGTCGATAATTCACCTTTTACCCCATTACGAAGTTTAATAATATTAAACAGGAAATAAGGTCGCCAACTCCAGTTCTTACCAATATGTTTATCGCGAACATTCCATACCCCATTTTGTTTTACAATGTTTGGAGATGTTTGGAATCCTTCTTCATTACAAATATAGAAACGGAAGGCATAAGTCTCTAGTTTTTTCGCTAATTCTAATAACTGTTCTATATTTTGACTAGAGGGTTTCGTATAATCCACAATTGTCGTGATCGCCTTTTGGAGCTTTGTCATTTCATCATATTTGATTTCTAGTTGTTTCATTTCTGTTAAAATAAATTGCTTACA
Coding sequences:
- a CDS encoding PTS sugar transporter subunit IIC gives rise to the protein MKDFFSKLLNGMSIAIVVALIPNALLGEILKLIIPSVPALQHLLDATVIIMSMLPILAGILIAMQFKLTQIQTASVGIAAMVGSGVINKTAEGIFTIGGIGVVINTGITAALAVLFVQLVGEKLREYSILVIPMLTVLIPGMIGYMILPYVKTGAGIIGDGVAYLTNLQPVLMGALIAVVFGIIILSPISTVGVATVIMLSGIGSGAANLGIVAVGMGLCFASYKANSLGTALAHVLGSPKIQMRNFFMKPKIALPMLITAAILGGLAGVLNVQGTPYSAGFGLSGLVGPLNFINLADGGWSAKNISIMLGMFLIFPLILNLFFIYLFKNKLKVIKDEDYKLEFE
- a CDS encoding Ku protein — protein: MHTVWKGSISFGLVNIPVKLHTATENKDIKLRQLHKECNSPINYEKTCPVCDKEVKNEEIVKAYEYSKNKFVVLDDEELERLKKENEDKAVEIIEFVKLEEIDPIYFERSYFLAPDSGGGKAYALLRKALSDSGKIGVAKITIRSKEQLAIVRVYKDTLLMETIHFPDEVRSHSEVPNIPSDEKLVQQELDTARLLIDQLTTEFNPEKYTDDYRTALLELIEQKKNGEATVTATEKDPVIPSDMTDLMAALQASLDKTATPKKKTTTRKRKTKEKKEA
- a CDS encoding DNA ligase D, whose product is MKPMLLTPTETVPIGNDWIYEAKYDGFRCLLVWEKQFPKLISRNEKELTSYFPEIIEFCSGIYEDIKPFLPIMLDAEMVYLSNDFKSEFSIVQTRGRTKTKQNVTVSSEKYPCNLVVFDLLQLNGKDLTQTPLAKRKEKLHQLFKQINLSTTIVGTRKGQIQTIDVFEDEQKIWNLVYKNHGEGVIAKRKSSIWESGTRSKQWLKVKNWRFISVILTSYDQENGYFNGAVYLNKDLVEITIFRHGLSEEELTTLVSFFQTKGNQETKNIWTIPPSICVDIACIDFDGKKLREPRFHQFRFDLSPSDVTWKSMIKQLHPLPESIQITHPDKPIFPAIDINKDDYLLYLQEIAPQFLPFLKNRLLTNIRFPHGVPGESFYQKNAPDYTPDFVLTKQEEDIHYIVCNDIETLLWLGNQLAIEFHIPFQTIDTNCPTEIVMDLDPPSVEEFSLAVEAAIRMKAIFDSFKLKSFVKTSGGKGLQIYIPLPKNKFTYDDTRIFTEFICKFIIQQEPQWFTIERLKKNRNNKLYLDYIQHAEGKTIISPYSPRGNENGLIATPLNWDEVNDKLTPHQFTIPAVLERIKSKGDPFKDFFDVGEQQNFEPVLTKLKELIK
- a CDS encoding cytochrome c oxidase assembly protein: MHLHDHSVAEIQVVEYIGGIVSFFLLIFVYLISVYYTNQSYKTWPLYRILCWILGILSIVVSLIGPIADRAHTNFNAHMYTHLLLGMLGPLLIAFAAPTTLLLRTLPTNYARRLSKLLKSTYVRTVSHPITASLLNVGGLWLLYTTDLYSAMHDSELLYFLIHLHVFLAGYLFTISFLYIDPTAHRTSFTMRATVLVLAMAGHGILSKWIYAHPPKGIKIDEAQQGGMTMYYGGDLIDLVIVVVLCYQYFRNKQTMVEKPIVP
- a CDS encoding DUF2243 domain-containing protein, producing MKNDASKNFWSGILFGLGTVAFIDEVVFHQLLHWHHFYDLSTPSIGLISDGLFHAFSWFATVFALFLVADLRKRNAWDKKRWFGAELVGAGLFNLYDGIIQHKMMRIHQIRYDVEIIYYDVVWNVIAALILVIGLYILKKNPGNSSRKAGEDNALT
- a CDS encoding cation diffusion facilitator family transporter; protein product: MGNDHHGHSHNHTHGVNKRTLLIAFIIISAFMILEVIGGFITNSLALLSDAGHMLSDAISLGVGVLAFKFGEKVADYSKTYGYKRFEILAAVFNGVTLVLIAIFICIEAVQRFAEPQEIASTGMLVIAIIGLLVNILVAWILLRGGDTKENLNMRAAFLHVIGDMLGSVGAIVAALLVMLFGWEWADPVASVIVSILILVSGYRVTKDSIHVLMEGTPQHIKLDEIVNMFKTTPGIIDIHDLHVWSITSGQNALSCHAVVNENLSLQESQQLLKSIEHKLLHLGIGHMTVQIESQDHAHENSVLCKHDNETHHHHDHH
- a CDS encoding metalloregulator ArsR/SmtB family transcription factor, which gives rise to MNSEKKEQDEYVELDEETLFLVSQTFKALSDPTRIRILNLLFSREYSVNEIADSLNLGQSTVSHQLRFLKNLRLVKYRREGTTLYYSYDDDHVMNMLKLTIDHSSHS
- a CDS encoding S-layer homology domain-containing protein, with amino-acid sequence MKKRKKLGVVLTSAALSIGLFSSVTQASVGYESTQNNGQPEKLQIQVADTNSVVSKDQLIKKLKELFPKKFDFLSNKDFTLNSSVYYPENETIRYDLSFNKTVSGKMVHGYASFVGKDLELENFYYEPPNQADALFPAKVSKEEAQKIATELIKKFPEGEKYQLEENVINYYSSKILTEPVRYTFAYVLTKNDVPISDERIEVTVLGNGEVINFYRNIVEKKSYSFDDIKKIKAEKDVLKNVKDNLEVELQYQIEYDYTTNDRTVQLIYKPMAKVQGVQALTGDWQTTNGFTSTYPAKAKIEKLASNPLPPKQDGITIEQAKKIAEQTLKIDSEKVKLVIQSIEELENFNGQQVISINYMYEYKNGGYGTNIEIDKNTGEIIQYHNIKNEILKEVGEVPKNTKEITQAEALNKAISYVKQWVPSYIHNYAKPINEPYIDETQGVYYFSFPRVVNNIVVAGDEISVSVGKDGTLMNLYVNYQEIGEWPSLDKVIAEKQAETIIKDALSLKLNYVHLPNVKQNHYSLVYTPYYNGSVYNSLNAITGKWYSPYTDEVIKDVISHPLAQDELNYLINADILEVKDVKTFNADAPMKKGEALKVLMTSLTYFYEQPITEPENSTQSFENISPEHPLYSVVERAVNLGVLNPSEHSFNPDAKITRQELASWYIRVLGLEQAGKFHDIYKLNFSDASSVQKEYIGYVALANSLGLLKAESNQFSPNREVTYAELAVSTILLAHAVYENGSLMYRQY
- a CDS encoding glycoside hydrolase family 18 protein — its product is MQIHVVREGETVWGIAQEYGISGEAIVQANQIPEPNRLVLGQALVIPIVGSFYWVQPGDSLFSIAQQFGVNYLTLAQINGINPNQPLNTGFRLYIPPRQKTNAEINAYIEPSGETVSENLLNSAREAAPHLTYLAMFSFEARRDGSLEPMPTNGIPEVAQNAGASLMMVVSNLENGQFSGELGKAILQSSAVQDVLLDNIVEEAKRIGNISDIHFDFEFLPGDQREAYNNFLRKAVERLHAEGFMVSSALAPKTSGEQAGQWYEAHDYQAHGEIVDFVVLMTYEWGYSGGPPMAVSPINEVEKVLNYAVTVIPANKIMMGQNLYGYDWTLPFVPGGEYARTVSPQRAIEIAKENNAAIQYDTTAQAPFFDYVDAQGKSHKVWFEDARSIQAKFDLLKRLRLRGISYWKLGLAFPQNWLLIQNNFNVVKR